GCGCGGCGGCCAGCAGCTCGGCGCGCTCCGCGCCATAGCCGTCCCAGGCGTCCAGGTTCTCCGGCACCCAGGGCTGGGCCAGGATGTAGCGCTCCGAGCGGCTCAGCTGCGCGCCGGCCGCGGCGCGGGCCTGCAGCGCGCCATGGCCGTTGAAGGAGATCTGGCCCAGCGCGATCGAGGCCGGCAGCCGCGTCTCGGCCATGCGCACCTGCTGGCCCAGCACCTGCCAGGTGGCGCGCGAGGCGGTGAGCTGGCCCTTCAGCCAGTCCATCTGCGTGCGGCCCAGCAGCTGGCGACCCGGCGCGTTGACCGCGGCGTCCAGCGCCGCGCCGTCGATGCCCTCGGGCGTCAGGTAGCTGGTATGGGCCAGCTGCTTGCTGCGCGCCAGCAGCCGGGTCTCCAGCATATGCAGCGACAGCAGGCGGCCCCAGTCGAAGGAGCGGTAGATGCGCGCCGGCTCGGCGGGGTCCGGCAGCCGCGTCGGCAGCCATTCGTGATAAGCCTTCAGCGCGGCGCTCTGGCGTGCGGCGAAGCTGCCCTCGCTGCCCTCGGTATGGTTGGCCGCGCCGCCCAGATAGGTATTGTTGGCAAGCTCATGGTCGTCCCAGACCGCGATCAGCGGCAGCGCCGCGCTCAGCACCTGCAGGTCCGGGTCGCTGCGGTACTGGGCATAGCGCTGGCGGTAGTCGGCCAGGCTCACGCATTCGCGGTCCGGCAGCACCTGGCGGCCCAGCGCCGCGGCATTGGCCGAGGCATAGCCGCTGCGGTCGTATTCGTAGATGAAGTCGCCCAGGTGCAGGGCCGCATCGAGCTCCTCGCTCATGCGCGCGGCCTCGGCATAGGCATGGAACAGGCCGGCCGGATAGTTGGAGCAGGAGAACACCGCCAGCCGGACCCGCTCGACGGCGGCATCGCCCGCCGGCAGGGTGCGCGCGCGGCCGACCACCGAGCGCTGACCGCCACAGCTGAAGCGGTAGTGGTAGCGGGTGCCGGGCTGCAGGCCGGTGACGTCCACCTTGACCGTGAAGTCGCGCGCGGCGCTGGTCGGCGCCAGACCGCTGCGCAGGATACGGGCGAAGCCGGGGTCGGTCGAGATCTCCCAGAATACGCGCGGGTTCGCGTCGCCACTGGCCGTCACGCGGGTCCAGATGATCAGCCGGTCGGCCAGCGGATCGCCGCTGGCCACGCCATGGGCGAAGGCATAGCTGGCGGCGCGCGCCGGCAGGCCCAGCAGGCCGGCCGAGCCGGCCACGGCCGCGCCGCCCAGGCCGCCGAGGAAGTCACGGCGGCGCGGCGCGCCGAGGTGGACGGAAGAGAAAGAAGAAGGGGCGGGGGGTACGGGGGTTTCGGGAGCGCTCATCGACAATCCGGCACAGTGGCAACAACACTGCGCGGGACTGTAGGGAGCGAGTTTTACCGGGCGCGGATGGTCCGTTGGGGCCGGGATGATCCGTTCGGACCCAGTTGCGCGAAGCGCGCATCCGCTGTGCGCATCACGGCTTGTGCAGGGGCGCGCCGCCGATCACGGTGCCGTCCTCGTCGGCATAAAGCCAGTCGCCCGGCCGCACCCAGACACCGCCGCCGATCTGCAGCGCGATGCCGGCGACGCCCTGGCCGCGCCGCTCGGTCGGCAGCGGCACATGGCCCAGCGCCAGGATGCCGAGTTCGGCCTCGCGCAGCTCGGCCAGGTCGCGCACGCAGCCATGGATCAGCAGGCCGGCCCAGCCGTTCTTCGCCGCGGCGGCGGCCAGATTGCCGCCCAGCAGCGCGCGCTTCATCGAGGCGCCGCCGTCCACCACCAGCACCCGGCCCTGCCCCG
This genomic stretch from Roseateles sp. DAIF2 harbors:
- the rraA gene encoding ribonuclease E activity regulator RraA, which produces MKFSTCDLCDEHKGDDSGQVRVLPGGLYRHYGGHLDFAGPVATLRCLEDNSLLKSLVETEAGQGRVLVVDGGASMKRALLGGNLAAAAAKNGWAGLLIHGCVRDLAELREAELGILALGHVPLPTERRGQGVAGIALQIGGGVWVRPGDWLYADEDGTVIGGAPLHKP
- a CDS encoding alkaline phosphatase — its product is MSAPETPVPPAPSSFSSVHLGAPRRRDFLGGLGGAAVAGSAGLLGLPARAASYAFAHGVASGDPLADRLIIWTRVTASGDANPRVFWEISTDPGFARILRSGLAPTSAARDFTVKVDVTGLQPGTRYHYRFSCGGQRSVVGRARTLPAGDAAVERVRLAVFSCSNYPAGLFHAYAEAARMSEELDAALHLGDFIYEYDRSGYASANAAALGRQVLPDRECVSLADYRQRYAQYRSDPDLQVLSAALPLIAVWDDHELANNTYLGGAANHTEGSEGSFAARQSAALKAYHEWLPTRLPDPAEPARIYRSFDWGRLLSLHMLETRLLARSKQLAHTSYLTPEGIDGAALDAAVNAPGRQLLGRTQMDWLKGQLTASRATWQVLGQQVRMAETRLPASIALGQISFNGHGALQARAAAGAQLSRSERYILAQPWVPENLDAWDGYGAERAELLAAAQQLGRNLVSLAGDTHNAWADELLDAQGRHAGVEFATPGVSSPGLESSRLTDTPAQMEQWFLANCPNLRYAETAHRGFMVLSATPGACRADWHFVDSVESRDYRRWLGASRQVLPGQHRLLPV